In Betta splendens chromosome 19, fBetSpl5.4, whole genome shotgun sequence, the following proteins share a genomic window:
- the LOC114846035 gene encoding poly(ADP-ribose) glycohydrolase: protein MAAHHMRRFAQVLKKALPKTQAWRKPTSTLLVLPAQVVLMSELTNLEPLAKRLRVDTNAPVSHSSSIKDTANQEKGLTTAETRMETQPNSGDGGLRGVKTKSSHQRFGTRQLHKLRSTLDQWLIKPRKNQKTVCQTQDKVEVTENDGSQNSDCDMNEESQPLTPQNLEEDSAMLHASKDSPYSDTETASHKDDGLELQEMETISASSENSDKHTKKITDFFQGASSSSSGLTVKRASLPKSSKKQDADKETSSADDKPEVKWLGTPISELKRMPACGGMLPPLRHVPGQHTVMIRTDLLQSGELPVPHPVRFQDTWDDVYVKMPCSTSNLFPVEDKETQERQNKSRWELIKEKLNRKFTTSVELKDAILKYSASQAKKWDFTALHLYCTEVLKPDAAQHLFDSLLPDMVQLALRASELCTKPIPLLKRGVNHSITMSQEQVACLLANAFFCTFPRRNSRKTEYCNYPDINFVRLFEGSSSKKTEKLKTLMCYFEHVTSEKPTGLVTFTRKSLDKPVPWKSSQTELTKLHITCEGTIEDDGYGMLQVDFANQFVGGGVTSAGLVQEEIRFLINPELIISRLFTEALGHNECLIITGTQQYSKYTGYSQTYKWAGSHQDTTPRDDWQRRCTEIVAIDALQFKNHLEQFRPDKINRELNKAYCGFARPEERSQNLAAVATGNWGCGVFGGDARLKALLQMLAAAEAGRDMAYFTFGDSKLMTDVHNMHAFLTQRKISVGEVYDLLGQYYSSVCRSCLSRRPDVSLYSFIHQQELLHPPSVRPALPALNGSL from the exons ATGGCTGCGCATCATATGCGAAGATTTGCTCAGGTATTGAAAAAAGCACTGCCCAAGACACAAGCCTGGAGGAAGCCAACGAGCACTTTATTAGTGCTACCAGCTCAGGTTGTGTT gaTGAGTGAACTGACAAATTTGGAACCTTTAGCAAAGAGACTGAGGGTTGACACAAATGCTCCAGTGTCCCATTCATCATCAATTAAAG ATACAGCAAATCAAGAAAAAGGACTAACTACCGCTGAAACAAGGATGGAGACACAGCCAAACTCTGGAGATGGTGGTTTACGAGGTGTAAAGACAAAATCTTCCCACCAACGATTTGGCACCAGACAGCTGCACAAGTTAAGAAGTACTCTTGACCAGTGGTTGATTAAACCCAGAAAGAACCAGAAAACAGTGTGCCAAACCCAAGATAAAGTAGAAGTGACAGAAAATGATGGCTCTCAAAACTCTGACTGTGACATGAATGAAGAATCCCAACCTCTGACACCACAAAACCTGGAGGAAGACAGTGCTATGTTACACGCTTCCAAGGATTCTCCTTATAGTGACACAGAGACAGCATCTCACAAGGACGATGGACTGGAACTCCAAGAAATGGAAACAATTTCAGCAAGCTCAGAGaactctgacaaacacactaaGAAAATAACAGATTTCTTTCAAGGGgcctcgtcatcatcatcagggtTAACTGTGAAAAGGGCCAGCCTTCCCAAGTCTTCAAAGAAACAGGATGCAGACAAGGAAACGTCATCTGCCGATGACAAGCCTGAGGTCAAATGGCTGGGGACACCAATCAGTGAGCTAAAGAGAATGCCTGCATGTGGTGGTATGCTTCCTCCTTTGAGACATGTTCCTGGCCAGCACACTGTGATGATAAGG ACAGACCTTCTCCAGAGTGGTGAACTTCCTGTTCCACATCCAGTGAGGTTTCAGGATACCTGGGATGATGTCTATGTCAAAATGCCCTGTTCTACTAGTAATCTTTTTCCTGTAGAAGACAAG GAAACTCAAGAAAGGCAGAACAAGAGTCGGTGGGAACTGATCAAGGAAAAGTTAAACAGGAAATTTACAACTTCAGTTGAGCTGAAG GATGCAATTTTGAAATACAGTGCCTCACAAGCCAAGAAGTGGGACTTCACAGCACTACACTTGTACTGCACTGAG GTCCTGAAGCCTGATGCTGCTCAACATCTGTTTGACTCCCTGCTGCCAGACATGGTGCAATTAGCGCTGAGAGCATCTGAGCTGTGTACCAAG CCGATACCCCTCCTCAAGAGAGGCGTGAACCACTCCATCACCATGTCCCAGGAGCAGGTGGCGTGTCTGCTCGCCAACGCCTTCTTCTGCACGTTCCCCCGACGGAACTCCAGGAAGACTGAGTACTGTAACTACCCAGACATCAACTTCGTCAG GCTGTTTGAGGGCTCCTCTTCAAAGAAGACTGAGAAGCTGAAGACCCTCATGTGCTATTTTGAACACGTCACTTCTGAGA agcCCACTGGACTTGTAACTTTCACTCGAAAAAGCTTGGACAAACCAGTTCCTTGGAAAAG CTCACAGACTGAGCTAACAAAGCTTCACATCACTTGTGAAGGTACCATTGAGGATGACGGTTATGGGATGCTTCAG GTGGATTTTGCCAATCAGTTTGTGGGAGGAGGAGTCACCAGCGCTGGACTAGTCCAAGAGGAAATCCGCTTTCTGATCAACCCCGAGCTTATTATTTCTCGCCTCTTCACCGAAGCCCTGGGTCATAATGAGTGCCTGATCATTACAG GTACGCAgcagtacagtaagtacacCGGCTACTCCCAGACCTACAAGTGGGCAGGCAGCCACCAGGACACAACGCCAAG AGATGACTGGCAAAGAAGATGCACCGAGATTGTGGCCATTGATGCGCTGCAGTTTAAGAACCACCTGGAGCAGTTTCGTCCAGACAAAATCAACCGAGAGCTTAACAAG GCATACTGTGGCTTCGCACGGCCCGAGGAGCGAAGCCAGAACCTCGCGGCGGTGGCCACGGGGAACTGGGGCTGTGGGGTTTTTGGAGGTGATGCACGCCTAAAAG cccTGCTCCAGATGCTGGCAGCTGCTGAGGCGGGACGAGATATGGCCTATTTCACCTTTGGTGACAGCAAGCTCATGACAGATGTCCACAACATGCATGCCTTCCTCACTCAGAGGAAAATCAGTGTCG GCGAGGTGTACGATCTCCTGGGGCAGTACTACAGCTCAGTGTGCAGGAGCTGCCTCAGCCGGCGCCCTGACGTCAGCCTCTATTCCTTCATCCACCAACAG
- the zgc:174164 gene encoding disintegrin and metalloproteinase domain-containing protein 9: MSRHGLDNVTGKMMGKCFICAVFVLCCVSGIDSEDIYNEFTSKLSAYSVVNPQVIHRLTRDVRPQSREDYKEDTLSYTLSIENRKHIIHLKKNRDFLHPNLVKKFSDSIPKDSAYPFNFDCYYHGEVEGYENSVVAVSTCSGLRGLIFLGNETYGVEPVPQSPANDHILYRLRDVQTGPVSCGVVSEATSTQTDESFEPGESLTSLLRRKRNLPLTSYIELALVVDNLRYNFKNKNTTAVRVEAVEIANLVDGYFNLLNVRAILVDLVIFTDANPFSVSGAAGDVLSSFATWRKNFLVPKVRNDIGHLIVGQKTSYSGGILGVAFVGTVCSQSASAGISVFSDNSLPYYSTVVAHEMGHNMGMSHDDTRCSCNNGGPCIMHSTAAGSTIFSTCSSDDFESLVSRGGGVCLKNQPPASSVISIPVCGNALVEQGEQCDCGKPQDCKNKCCDAATCTLKPGSACAQGACCDANCQIKVSGTPCRDAVNVCDLPEYCDGNATCPNDFYVMDGLPCLNNAAYCFEGRCQTYDYQCQQLFVQASAKKGADVCFQNANTQGNLFGNCGVTSSGQFIPCTKANVMCGKVQCTNVDVNKPPSGAQASIQIVAGESCANLDFHLGTDMLDPGYVKPGSPCATGKTCLNFQCVNASALLPNLTCDAQATCSGRGICNDKGHCHCQNGWAPPYCDRTGRGGSIDSGPAEIDYSLRNGLLIFFLLVLPLLVLLILVLLYFFRRESLDSCLKRRQKPRVAQNGNTAKQSNVNVPSGAAVPPPRSAPPARPVNPPDIPTSLPGFRYGELDYWNAEATSPPAQPPAHIQGPGVPKPIPPRQPRT; this comes from the exons ATGTCTAGACATGGTCTAGATAATGTCACAGGAAAGATGATGGGAAAGTGCTTTATATGCGCCGTTTTCGTGCTTTGCTGCGTGTCTGGGATCGATAGCGAAG ACATCTACAATGAGTTTACCTCAAAACTTTCGGCGTACTCGGTTGTTAATCCTCAAGTGATCCACAGATTGACAAGAGACGTCAGACCACAGTCAAGAGAG GACTATAAAGAGGACACGTTATCATATACACTTAGCATAGAAAACCGAAAGCACATCATTCATCTAAAAAAGAACAG GGACTTTCTACACCCAAATCTTGTTAAGAAGTTTTCTGACTCAATCCCTAAGGATTCAGCATATCCTTTTAAC TTTGATTGTTATTATCATGGAGAAGTTGAGGGGTACGAGAATTCAGTGGTGGCAGTCAGCACTTGTTCCGGCCTAAG GGGTTTGATCTTCCTTGGAAATGAGACCTATGGTGTAGAGCCTGTGCCACAGTCTCCCGCCAACGATCACATTCTCTACCGACTGAGAGACGTTCAGACCGGACCCGTGAGCTGCGGGGTTGTCAGCGAGGCTACGTCGACCCAAACCGACGAATCCTTTGAACCCGGCGAGTCCCTGACATCACTGCTGCGG AGGAAGCGCAACCTGCCGCTAACCAGTTACATTGAGTTGGCACTGGTTGTGGACAACCTCAGG TATAATttcaagaataaaaacaccacAGCTGTGCGTGTGGAGGCGGTGGAAATTGCTAATCTGGTGGATGGG TATTTCAACCTGCTGAATGTTCGTGCCATCCTAGTGGACTTGGTGATTTTTACAGACGCTAATCCCTTCAGTGTGAGCGGCGCTGCAGGAGACGTGCTGAGCAGCTTCGCTACTTGGAGAAAAAATTTTCTGGTGCCAAAAGTCAGAAATGACATCGGCCATCTCATCGT GGGCCAGAAGACGTCATACAGCGGTGGCATATTAGGCGTGGCCTTCGTGGGCACTGTCTGCTCCCAGTCCGCCTCCGCAGGCATCAGCGTG TTCAGTGACAACTCCCTGCCGTATTACTCCACCGTGGTGGCCCATGAGATGGGCCATAACATGGGCATGAGTCATGACGACACGCGCTGCTCCTGTAATAATGGAGGACCGTGCATCATGCACAGCACTGCCGC TGGCTCCACTATTTTCAGCACCTGCAGTTCAGATGACTTTGAGTCTTTGGTATCTCGTGGAGGAGGCGTTTGCCTGAAGAACCAACCACCCGCATCTAGTGTAATTAGTATTCCTGTATGTGGCAATGCCCTGGTGGAGCAAGGAGAACAGTGTGACTGTGGTAAACCACAG GATTGCAAGAATAAATGCTGCGATGCTGCCACCTGCACCTTAAAGCCCGGGTCGGCCTGCGCTCAGGGAGCCTGCTGTGACGCCAACTGTCAG atcAAGGTTTCTGGGACGCCGTGCAGAGACGCTGTGAACGTCTGTGACCTTCCAGAATACTGTGACGGCAACGCGACCTGTCCCAATGACTTCTATGTGATGGACGGCCTGCCGTGTTTGAACAATGCTGCGTACTGCTTTGAGGGCCGATGCCAGACGTACGATTACCAGTGCCAGCAGCTCTTTGTACAAG CTTCTGCAAAGAAGggagcagatgtttgttttcagaatgCAAATACACAAGGAAACTTATTTGGAAATTGTGGTGTCACCAGCTCAGGACAGTTCATCCCTTGCACTAAGGC AAACGTCATGTGTGGAAAGGTGCAGTGCACTAATGTAGACGTCAACAAACCCCCCAGTGGCGCTCAGGCCAGCATCCAGATCGTTGCCGGGGAATCCTGTGCTAATTTAGACTTCCATCTTGGCACCGACATGTTGGATCCTGGCTACGTCAAACCTGGCAGCCCTTGCGCTACTGGAAAA ACCTGTCTGAACTTTCAGTGTGTGAATGCCTCTGCTCTGTTGCCCAACCTGACCTGCGACGCTCAGGCCACCTGCTCTGGCAGAGGG atttGTAATGACAAAGGGCACTGCCACTGTCAAAACGGGTGGGCCCCACCCTACTGTGACAGGACAGGGCGAGGTGGCAGTATTGACAGCGGCCCTGCTGAGATAG ACTACTCCCTCAGGAATGGCCTGTTGATCTTCTTCCTACTGGtgcttcctcttctggttcTCCTCATTCTGGTCCTACTCTACTTTTTCAGGAGAGAATCCCTGGACTCGTGTTTGAAAAGAAGACAAAA GCCACGTGTTGCTCAGAATGGAAATACAGCCAAAcagtcaaatgtaaatgttccgTCGGGGGCAGCAGTCCCACCTCCCAGATCAGCTCCACCTGCAAGG CCTGTAAACCCACCAGATATTCCAACCTCACTTCCTGG TTTCAGATATGGAGAACTGGATTACTGGAATGCTGAAGCCACTTCGCCCCCTGCACAGCCTCCAGCTCACATCCAGGGACCCGGGGTGCCCAAACCGATCCCACCCAGGCAACCAAGGACTTAA
- the LOC114845929 gene encoding zinc finger protein Pegasus-like isoform X2 produces the protein MEEMKTEPVDFVKEFQEYLTQQTQHVNMISGSVCGEKHSAEPYEAVAPRGEQNGLDPPNGEASLSMEEVSDVQMDGLERTCDGKYKCSYCSYANKGMARLIEHIRIHTGEKPHRCQLCPFASAYERHLEAHMRSHTGEKPYKCDLCAFRCSDRSNLSHHRRRRHKLLPTRVVRSPFSNKRMLSTLQKRTGSLGFSRRLLFNFSPPSMVMPKADYLGDFTHRIHHHLNGNDYKNPPKLDDGDSRNSGANGVAFNNPLDQLSTLAGQLANLHPVSQTPASPDRESLKDVKPVLIHQVSGEQVTVCSNGVQTSPPNKASPSSDHGDCSPVPSINIENNITTFTATVSDSQPNTPAPARTASDQQPLHKCQHCDVHFSDNILYTIHMGCHGYENPFQCNICGHVCGDKYDFACHFARGQHKK, from the exons ATGGAAGAGATGAAAACTGAGCCTGTGGATTTTGTGAAGGAATTTCAAGAATACCTGACACAGCAAACCCAGCACGTCAACATGATCTCCGGCTCTGTTTGCGGAGAGAAACACTCAGCGGAGCCCTATGAGGCCG TTGCCCCCCGGGGCGAGCAGAATGGTCTGGACCCTCCCAACGGTGAGGCGAGCCTGTCGATGGAGGAGGTCTCAGACGTGCAGATGGACGGCCTGGAGAGGACCTGCGATGGGAAGTACAAGTGCAGCTACTGCAGCTACGCCAACAAGGGCATGGCCCGCTTAATAGAGCACATCCGAATCCACACAG GTGAAAAGCCGCATCGCTGCCAACTGTGCCCGTTTGCGTCTGCGTACGAGCGTCACCTGGAAGCCCACATGCGCTCGCACACGGGCGAGAAGCCGTACAAGTGTGACCTGTGCGCCTTCCGCTGCAGCGACCGCAGCAACCTGTCGcatcaccgccgccgccgccacaagCTCCTTCCCACGCGCGTCGTCCGCTCTCCGTTCTCCAACAAGAGAATGTTGAGCACGCTGCAGAAGAGGACGGGCTCGCTGGGCTTCAGCAGGCGGCTGCTCTTCAACTTCAGCCCTCCCTCCATGGTGATGCCAAAGGCGGATTATCTGGGTGACTTCACCCACAGAATACATCACCATTTGAACGGCAATGACTACAAGAACCCTCCCAAGCTCGACGACGGTGACAGCCGCAACAGCGGCGCTAATGGTGTCGCTTTTAATAACCCACTGGACCAGCTGTCCACACTTGCTGGCCAGTTGGCCAACCTCCACCCTGTATCCCAGACTCCTGCTTCCCCAGACAGAGAGTCCTTAAAGGATGTGAAGCCTGTGCTCATACACCAGGTCTCTGGTGAGCAGGTTACAGTGTGTTCAAATGGAGTCCAGACATCCCCACCTAATAAAGCTTCTCCCAGTTCAGACCATGGAGACTGCAGTCCTGTTCCCAGCATTAACATTGAGAACAACATTACCACTTTTACTGCTACTGTAAGCGACAGCCAGCCGAACACCCCCGCCCCCGCTCGGACCGCATCGGACCAGCAGCCGCTGCATAAATGCCAACATTGTGATGTTCATTTCTCCGACAACATCCTCTATACCATCCACATGGGCTGCCATGGCTACGAAAATCCGTTTCAGTGCAACATCTGTGGACACGTGTGTGGAGACAAATATGACTTTGCGTGTCATTTTGCCCGTGGCCAGCATAAAAAGTGA
- the LOC114845929 gene encoding zinc finger protein Pegasus-like isoform X1, with translation MKCIRMLLGPSERMEEMKTEPVDFVKEFQEYLTQQTQHVNMISGSVCGEKHSAEPYEAVAPRGEQNGLDPPNGEASLSMEEVSDVQMDGLERTCDGKYKCSYCSYANKGMARLIEHIRIHTGEKPHRCQLCPFASAYERHLEAHMRSHTGEKPYKCDLCAFRCSDRSNLSHHRRRRHKLLPTRVVRSPFSNKRMLSTLQKRTGSLGFSRRLLFNFSPPSMVMPKADYLGDFTHRIHHHLNGNDYKNPPKLDDGDSRNSGANGVAFNNPLDQLSTLAGQLANLHPVSQTPASPDRESLKDVKPVLIHQVSGEQVTVCSNGVQTSPPNKASPSSDHGDCSPVPSINIENNITTFTATVSDSQPNTPAPARTASDQQPLHKCQHCDVHFSDNILYTIHMGCHGYENPFQCNICGHVCGDKYDFACHFARGQHKK, from the exons ATGAAGTGCATCCGGATGCTTTTAGGTCCCAGCGAAAGGATGGAAGAGATGAAAACTGAGCCTGTGGATTTTGTGAAGGAATTTCAAGAATACCTGACACAGCAAACCCAGCACGTCAACATGATCTCCGGCTCTGTTTGCGGAGAGAAACACTCAGCGGAGCCCTATGAGGCCG TTGCCCCCCGGGGCGAGCAGAATGGTCTGGACCCTCCCAACGGTGAGGCGAGCCTGTCGATGGAGGAGGTCTCAGACGTGCAGATGGACGGCCTGGAGAGGACCTGCGATGGGAAGTACAAGTGCAGCTACTGCAGCTACGCCAACAAGGGCATGGCCCGCTTAATAGAGCACATCCGAATCCACACAG GTGAAAAGCCGCATCGCTGCCAACTGTGCCCGTTTGCGTCTGCGTACGAGCGTCACCTGGAAGCCCACATGCGCTCGCACACGGGCGAGAAGCCGTACAAGTGTGACCTGTGCGCCTTCCGCTGCAGCGACCGCAGCAACCTGTCGcatcaccgccgccgccgccacaagCTCCTTCCCACGCGCGTCGTCCGCTCTCCGTTCTCCAACAAGAGAATGTTGAGCACGCTGCAGAAGAGGACGGGCTCGCTGGGCTTCAGCAGGCGGCTGCTCTTCAACTTCAGCCCTCCCTCCATGGTGATGCCAAAGGCGGATTATCTGGGTGACTTCACCCACAGAATACATCACCATTTGAACGGCAATGACTACAAGAACCCTCCCAAGCTCGACGACGGTGACAGCCGCAACAGCGGCGCTAATGGTGTCGCTTTTAATAACCCACTGGACCAGCTGTCCACACTTGCTGGCCAGTTGGCCAACCTCCACCCTGTATCCCAGACTCCTGCTTCCCCAGACAGAGAGTCCTTAAAGGATGTGAAGCCTGTGCTCATACACCAGGTCTCTGGTGAGCAGGTTACAGTGTGTTCAAATGGAGTCCAGACATCCCCACCTAATAAAGCTTCTCCCAGTTCAGACCATGGAGACTGCAGTCCTGTTCCCAGCATTAACATTGAGAACAACATTACCACTTTTACTGCTACTGTAAGCGACAGCCAGCCGAACACCCCCGCCCCCGCTCGGACCGCATCGGACCAGCAGCCGCTGCATAAATGCCAACATTGTGATGTTCATTTCTCCGACAACATCCTCTATACCATCCACATGGGCTGCCATGGCTACGAAAATCCGTTTCAGTGCAACATCTGTGGACACGTGTGTGGAGACAAATATGACTTTGCGTGTCATTTTGCCCGTGGCCAGCATAAAAAGTGA
- the LOC114845930 gene encoding L-seryl-tRNA(Sec) kinase, producing the protein MADACVGRAPACLCVLCGLPAAGKSTVGRTILRAAAQQGWRAAVVPYDDLIPENAFQSRMVLDGGSLEGMHTEWKFHRQAVLQSIEQFLKEPHVSAVQPSSCKINTATWRKCIGALLQPEASGALLFLLDDNFYYPSMRYEVYQLARKYSLGFCQVNVQCDLETCISRNQSRTRPIPTEVIMDMVKRLECPNPQKNSWESNSILLNTTDILSKCDIQKVIDLIFFALSNPLSPAEDNTEQKEADRLKCAISVGHQADQACRRLISEAMKRAKEKQVPPDHMRSLAAQLNESKAMFLHNLRKQFLREASFPDDEDIDVECVVKRAVDSFEREKEEILLCITNDHK; encoded by the exons ATGGCGGATGCGTGTGTCGGTCGGGCTCCGGCCTGTCTGTGCGTCCTGTGCGGGTTACCTGCTGCTGGCAAGTCCACTGTGGGCCGCACGATTCTCCGCGCCGCTGCACAACAGGGATGGAGAGCTGCTGTGGTGCCGTACGATGACTTGATCCCAGAGAATGCCTTCCAGAGTCGAATGGTGCTGGACGGTGGCAGCCTGGAAGGAATG CACACTGAGTGGAAATTCCACAGACAGGCAGTGCTGCAGTCCATCGAGCAGTTCCTGAAGGAGCCTCACGTGTCGGCAGTGCAACCAAGCAGCTGCAAGATCAACACAGCCACATGGAGAAAATGCATtggagctctgctgcagcctgaagctTCGGGCGCTCTTCTGTTTTTGCTGGATGACAACTTCTACTATCCAAGCATGCGATATGAAGTGTACCAACTTGCCAGAAAGT ATTCGCTGGGGTTCTGCCAGGTTAATGTACAGTGTGATTTGGAAACCTGCATCAGCAGAAACCAGAGCAGGACTCGGCCCATTCCGACGGAGGTCATCATGGACATGGTGAAGCGTCTGGAGTGTCCAAACCCACAGAAGAACTCTTGGGAGTCCAACAGCATTTTACTGAATACAACAGACATTTTGTCAAAATGTGACAT TCAGAAGGTGATAGATTTGATCTTTTTTGCACTGAGCAACCCACTGAGCCCAGCTGAAGACAACACCGAACAAAAG GAGGCTGACCGCTTGAAATGTGCCATTAGTGTGGGTCACCAGGCTGACCAGGCCTGTCGACGCCTTATCTCTGAAGCCATGAAGAGAGCAAAAG AAAAACAAGTGCCCCCGGATCACATGCGCTCTTTGGCTGCTCAGCTGAATGAATCGAAAGCAATGTTTCTTCACAATCTTCGGAAACAGTTCCTGCGTGAAGCTTCTTTTCCTGATGATGAAGACATCGATGTGGAATGCGTGGTGAAAAGAGCAGTGGACAGCTTTgaaagggagaaggaggaaattTTGTTGTGCATCACAAATGACCATAAATGA
- the acadsb gene encoding short/branched chain specific acyl-CoA dehydrogenase, mitochondrial: MALPLARIFSKPCRQISRSWGACQAGWRSMSTRSAPDVTSDQAGGVPFPPLQTYSEEESIMREAVKKYAQERIAPLVPKMDESSTMDEDMIKSLFEQGLMGIEIDPQYGGTGSSFFTSILVIEELAKVDPSVAVLCDIQNTLINTLFAKLGTPEQKEKYLNRLSTDMIGSFCLSEAGSGSDAFSLKTRAEKQKDYYVINGSKMWISNAENAGVFLVMANADPNAGYRGITCFIVDRDTEGLEICKKENKLGLRASSTCPLNFDNVKVPEKNILGQLGHGYKYAIGMLNEGRIGIGAQMLGLAQGCYDNTIPYARQRVQFGKRIFDFQGMQHQIAHVGTQIEAARLLTYNATRLKEAGRPFIKEACMAKYFASEVATLTTSKCIEWMGGVGFTKDYPIEKYYRDCKVGTIYEGTTNIQLSTIAKFIDKEYDQ, from the exons ATGGCTCTCCCCTTGGCCAGGATTTTCTCTAAG CCTTGCAGACAGATCTCTCGGTCATGGGGAGCATGTCAGGCTGGATGGAGGAGCATGTCCACCAGGTCGGCCCCAGACGTGACTTCAGACCAGGCTGGGGGGGTCCCCTTTCCTCCCCTCCAGACATATTCAGAGGAGGAGAGTATTATGCGGGAAGCAG TGAAGAAATATGCACAAGAGCGCATTGCTCCATTGGTGCCAAAGATGGATGAAAGTTCCACCATGGATGAAGACATGATCAAGTCTCTGTTTGAGCAGGGT CTCATGGGCATAGAGATTGACCCACAGTACGGAGGCACTGGCTCCTCATTCTTCACCTCCATTCTGGTCATCGAGGAGCTGGCGAAGGTGGATCCCTCTGTGGCTGTGCTCTGTGACATTCAGAACACGCTGATCAACACGCTGTTCGCTAAACTAGGTACCCCTGAACAGAAGGAAAAGTACCTCAACCGACTGTCAACTGATATG ATCGGAAGCTTCTGCCTCTCTGAAGCGGGCTCAGGGAGTGATGCCTTCTCTCTGAAGACACgtgctgaaaaacaaaaggacTATTATGTCATCAATGGATCCAAGATGTGGATCAGTAATGCAGAGAATGCAGGTGTATTTCTGGTTATGGCCAATGCAGACCCCAATGCT GGCTACAGAGGCATCACTTGCTTCATTGTGGACCGGGACACTGAAGGGCTCGAGATCTGCAAGAAGGAGAACAAGCTCGGCCTGCGCGCATCCTCCACTTGCCCGCTCAACTTTGACAATGTCAAG GTACCAGAGAAGAACATTTTGGGACAGTTAGGTCACGGGTACAAGTATGCCATCGGAATGTTGAACGAGGGCAGGATTGGAATCGGTGCTCAG ATGCTTGGCTTGGCACAGGGTTGCTATGACAACACAATTCCTTACGCGAGACAGAGGGTGCAGTTTGGAAAACGCATCTTCGACTTCCAG ggcaTGCAGCATCAGATCGCTCACGTGGGCACACAGATTGAGGCTGCCAGGCTGCTGACGTACAACGCAACGCGTCTGAAGGAGGCTGGGAGACCTTTCATTAAGGAAGCCTGCATGGCGAAATACTTTGCTTCAGAG GTTGCAACTCTAACCACATCTAAATGCATTGAATGGATGGGAGGTGTTGGTTTCACCAAAGACTATCCCATTGAGAAGTACTACAGAGACTGTAAAGTTG GTACCATTTATGAGGGCACAACAAATATCCAGCTCAGCACAATAGCCAAGTTTATTGATAAGGAGTATGACCAGTGA